The Burkholderia cepacia ATCC 25416 genome includes a window with the following:
- a CDS encoding MFS transporter, whose translation MRDLLEHRRLVITITLLYLSQGIPIGIAMDAMPTLLRHDGAPLHALAFLPLVGLPWVVKFLWAPVVDNRWSPRIGRRRSWMLPMQTLVVLCLGSLAQIGMTVATAGWAVGLLAVASLASATQDIANDGMAAEHFSGDTLAKINAIQIAGVMIGFFGGGAGTLTLIGLFGQRAAFLALAAVPLASLVCVLWVLPRDADRARAKPEHDASLVRFAKRPRSWSLLSLALLSAMTAVSGFGLSKLFLNDAGWTLDAIGKLGMAGGIVTVVLGCGGGAWLVRRLGLWRAFTAGVSCAGAAALLWFAQAGGWLPVSPSWAWLCTVLGSLATGITSVSIMTAGMRFAGGSDQAGTDVTAVQSTRDLGELIASSTILSLTAKVGYTGGFLTGAALAVLAALIAMRLKRRESAYAVKGDDALA comes from the coding sequence ATGCGCGATCTGCTCGAACATCGCCGCCTGGTCATCACGATCACGCTGCTTTACCTGTCACAGGGAATCCCGATCGGCATCGCGATGGATGCGATGCCGACCCTGCTGCGCCACGACGGCGCACCGCTTCATGCACTGGCGTTCCTGCCGCTCGTCGGTTTGCCGTGGGTCGTGAAGTTCCTGTGGGCGCCCGTCGTCGACAACCGCTGGTCGCCGCGCATCGGCCGGCGGCGCAGCTGGATGCTGCCGATGCAGACGCTCGTGGTGCTCTGCCTCGGCAGCCTCGCGCAGATCGGGATGACGGTCGCGACGGCCGGATGGGCGGTCGGCCTGCTGGCCGTCGCGTCGCTTGCGAGCGCGACCCAGGACATCGCGAACGACGGGATGGCCGCCGAGCACTTCAGCGGCGACACGCTCGCGAAGATCAACGCGATCCAGATCGCGGGCGTGATGATCGGCTTCTTCGGCGGCGGCGCCGGCACGTTGACGCTGATCGGCCTGTTCGGCCAGCGGGCCGCGTTTCTCGCGCTGGCGGCCGTGCCGCTCGCGAGCCTGGTTTGCGTGCTGTGGGTGTTGCCGCGCGATGCGGATCGTGCGCGCGCGAAGCCCGAGCATGATGCGAGCCTCGTCCGTTTCGCGAAGCGGCCGCGCTCGTGGTCGCTGCTGTCGCTTGCGCTGCTGTCGGCGATGACGGCCGTATCGGGTTTCGGCCTGTCGAAGCTGTTCCTCAACGACGCGGGCTGGACGCTCGACGCGATCGGCAAGCTCGGCATGGCCGGCGGCATCGTGACGGTCGTGCTCGGTTGCGGCGGCGGTGCGTGGCTCGTGAGGCGGCTCGGGTTGTGGCGTGCGTTCACGGCCGGCGTGAGCTGTGCGGGCGCGGCCGCGCTGCTGTGGTTCGCGCAGGCGGGCGGGTGGCTGCCGGTGTCGCCGTCGTGGGCATGGCTGTGCACGGTACTCGGTTCGCTGGCGACCGGGATCACGTCGGTGTCGATCATGACGGCCGGCATGCGCTTCGCGGGCGGCAGCGACCAGGCCGGCACCGACGTCACGGCCGTGCAGAGTACGCGCGACCTCGGCGAGCTGATCGCGTCGTCGACGATTCTGTCGCTCACCGCGAAGGTCGGTTATACGGGCGGGTTTCTCACGGGCGCCGCGCTGGCGGTGCTCGCGGCGCTGATCGCGATGCGGCTGAAGCGGCGCGAGTCGGCGTATGCGGTGAAGGGGGATGATGCGCTGGCGTGA
- a CDS encoding PepSY-associated TM helix domain-containing protein, which yields MDASSRSRWRALHRGAGALFGVVLFVVLFSGTWSLATDSMQGWWRAPPVAVARPALPLDTLVARAAALGVPLRDARIVLPQPDDPAIRFCDARQACTLALDPATGERLADGGRAALLVTLHKTLFAGFPGRIFVSLWGIVLLVLIVAGLVVHHRRWPAAARIRRGSGLRAALFDLHAWIGLWGSPWLVLFAFTGALSGLGALGTVSLAGVAYPGQPQRAFAELLGGPPPTAAGGAWQRAPDLEALLRRDAARTPDFRREAVVLHRWGDVNARVEIAGTTAGLPSTALFERHLYRAVDGQWLADATSRGRGFWLRAFIAVQPLHFAQYGWVGAMGGVLRVLHFLMGLAACALCATGLHLWIERRRAQHDRSANVLAAVAVGACGGLVLAGGVLLLAGRALPAGVHVDHVLAMLFWAVWGGALALAACVADRAAWLRTLMRAAGAAYGLAGATHCAIALLGAGEPVYWPIDAALVAFGALLLRAARRPRLDAIRPARVPAGAEPF from the coding sequence ATGGACGCTTCATCGCGTTCGCGCTGGCGCGCGCTGCATCGCGGCGCCGGTGCGCTGTTCGGCGTGGTGCTGTTCGTCGTGCTGTTCAGCGGCACGTGGAGTCTCGCGACCGATTCGATGCAGGGCTGGTGGCGCGCGCCGCCGGTCGCCGTCGCGCGGCCGGCGCTGCCGCTCGATACGCTCGTCGCGCGCGCGGCGGCGCTCGGCGTGCCGTTGCGCGATGCGCGCATCGTGCTGCCGCAACCGGACGATCCGGCGATCCGTTTCTGCGACGCGCGCCAGGCCTGCACGCTGGCGCTCGACCCGGCGACGGGCGAGCGGCTGGCCGACGGCGGACGCGCGGCGTTGCTCGTCACGCTGCACAAGACGCTGTTCGCGGGCTTTCCCGGGCGGATCTTCGTCAGCCTGTGGGGGATCGTGCTGCTCGTGCTCATCGTCGCGGGCCTGGTCGTGCATCACCGGCGCTGGCCTGCTGCCGCGCGCATCCGGCGCGGCAGCGGGTTGCGCGCCGCGCTGTTCGACCTGCACGCGTGGATCGGCCTGTGGGGCTCGCCGTGGCTCGTGCTGTTCGCGTTCACCGGCGCGTTGTCGGGGCTGGGCGCGCTCGGCACGGTGTCGCTTGCGGGCGTAGCGTATCCGGGGCAGCCGCAGCGCGCGTTCGCCGAGCTGCTCGGCGGGCCGCCGCCGACTGCCGCCGGCGGCGCGTGGCAACGCGCGCCCGATCTCGAGGCGCTGCTGCGGCGCGATGCGGCGCGCACGCCGGATTTCCGGCGCGAAGCCGTCGTGTTGCATCGGTGGGGCGACGTGAACGCGCGTGTCGAGATTGCCGGGACGACCGCCGGCCTGCCGAGCACGGCGCTGTTCGAGCGCCACCTGTATCGCGCGGTGGACGGGCAATGGCTCGCGGACGCCACGTCGCGCGGCCGAGGCTTCTGGTTGCGCGCGTTCATCGCGGTGCAGCCGCTGCATTTCGCGCAATACGGCTGGGTCGGTGCGATGGGCGGCGTGCTGCGCGTGCTGCATTTCCTGATGGGACTCGCGGCGTGCGCGCTCTGCGCGACGGGGCTGCATCTGTGGATCGAGCGGCGGCGGGCGCAGCACGACCGCTCGGCGAACGTGCTGGCCGCGGTCGCCGTCGGCGCCTGCGGCGGGCTGGTGCTGGCGGGCGGCGTCCTGCTGCTCGCGGGGCGTGCGTTGCCCGCCGGCGTGCACGTCGACCATGTGCTCGCGATGCTGTTCTGGGCCGTGTGGGGTGGCGCGCTCGCGCTCGCGGCCTGCGTTGCCGATCGCGCGGCCTGGCTGCGCACGCTGATGCGTGCGGCCGGCGCCGCTTACGGGCTGGCAGGGGCGACGCATTGCGCGATCGCGCTGCTCGGCGCGGGCGAACCCGTGTACTGGCCGATCGACGCGGCCCTCGTCGCGTTCGGTGCATTGCTGCTGCGTGCCGCGCGCCGTCCGCGCCTCGATGCGATACGGCCCGCGCGTGTGCCGGCCGGCGCCGAACCTTTTTAA
- a CDS encoding TonB-dependent siderophore receptor: protein MRYEVLEPGRSMTKGARVARSGRGRWRPSLYLGLLIAAHPAAAFADAAPAAGAEVRKEETTAVKPAAGELKAISVTGSRGVADDPAVATVGKMPLALREIPQSVSVTTRERIDQQNLYSLDEVMQQSAGVTVQPYVLLTTAYFVRGFKVDSFEFDGVPVVIGDMASAPQDISVYERVEILRGANGLLHGSGNPAATVNLVRKRPQYQFSANASVSVGSWDRYRAEADIGGPLNAAGTVRSRLVAAYEDRHFFYDHAKQDTRSIYGITEVDVTRDTLLTFGAQYQTTRSVPDMSGVPMARDGSSLGLSRSTFLDTAWGHFDWDTTRAFASVEQKLGAGWKAKVSGEYQSVRSDLKYAGSYGAIDPATGAGGALTGGAYRFSSYSRSIDANVQGPVHAFGLTHDLLFGVTYANSSSGQMSAQLLGNVAGMPVNVYRWNPSSMPEPGVGPYQQSQQNDVSQKGVYGLGRIKLAEPVTLVLGGRMSWWNQDSLGAHYNTGHQFTPYGGLIWDFARDWSWYASYAEVFQPQTKSMWGGGILTPVKGRTYETGVKGELAGGKLNVSLAAFRIDLDNNPQVDLAHPCAGPNCYYVNGGSVRSQGFEFEANGRITPWWSVWASYTYDTMRYADNLANAGTFAPLLNPRHLFRLWTNYDLPWQERRWSVGGGVQVQSNYSAQANGVTMSQGGYALASVRLGYRYDKHWSAAVNVNNLFDRKYYLSLSQPGWNNRYGEPRNVMLTVRGQF from the coding sequence ATGCGGTACGAGGTGCTGGAACCTGGGAGATCGATGACGAAGGGCGCGCGCGTCGCCCGTTCGGGGCGAGGGCGCTGGCGCCCGTCGCTGTATCTCGGCCTGCTGATCGCCGCGCATCCGGCGGCGGCGTTCGCCGATGCGGCGCCGGCGGCCGGCGCGGAAGTCCGGAAGGAGGAAACGACCGCCGTGAAGCCTGCCGCGGGCGAGCTGAAGGCGATTTCCGTGACCGGGTCGCGCGGCGTGGCCGACGATCCGGCCGTGGCGACGGTCGGCAAGATGCCGCTGGCGTTGCGGGAGATTCCGCAGTCGGTCAGCGTGACGACGCGCGAACGGATCGACCAGCAGAACCTGTATTCGCTCGACGAGGTGATGCAGCAATCGGCGGGCGTGACCGTGCAGCCGTACGTGCTGCTCACCACCGCGTATTTCGTGCGCGGCTTCAAGGTCGATTCGTTCGAATTCGACGGCGTGCCGGTGGTGATCGGCGACATGGCGAGCGCGCCGCAGGACATCTCCGTGTACGAACGCGTGGAGATCCTGCGCGGCGCGAACGGCCTGCTGCACGGCTCGGGCAACCCGGCCGCGACGGTCAACCTCGTGCGCAAGCGGCCACAGTACCAGTTCTCCGCGAACGCGAGCGTGAGCGTCGGCAGCTGGGACCGCTACCGCGCGGAAGCCGACATCGGCGGCCCGCTCAATGCGGCCGGCACCGTGCGCAGCCGGCTCGTCGCCGCATACGAGGATCGTCATTTCTTCTACGACCACGCGAAACAGGACACGCGCTCGATCTACGGCATCACGGAAGTCGACGTGACGCGCGACACGCTGCTCACGTTCGGCGCGCAGTACCAGACGACGCGCTCGGTGCCCGACATGTCCGGCGTGCCGATGGCGCGCGACGGGTCGAGCCTCGGCCTGTCGCGCTCGACGTTCCTCGACACCGCGTGGGGCCACTTCGACTGGGACACGACGCGCGCGTTCGCGTCGGTCGAGCAGAAGCTCGGCGCCGGCTGGAAGGCGAAGGTCAGCGGCGAATACCAGAGCGTGCGCTCCGACCTGAAATACGCGGGCTCGTACGGCGCGATCGATCCGGCGACCGGTGCGGGCGGCGCGCTGACGGGCGGCGCGTACCGGTTCAGCAGCTACAGCCGCAGCATCGATGCGAACGTGCAGGGCCCGGTGCATGCGTTCGGGCTGACGCACGACCTGCTGTTCGGCGTGACCTACGCGAACAGCAGCAGCGGGCAGATGTCGGCGCAGCTGCTCGGCAACGTGGCCGGCATGCCGGTGAACGTCTACCGCTGGAACCCGAGCAGCATGCCCGAGCCGGGCGTCGGCCCGTACCAGCAGTCGCAGCAGAACGACGTGTCGCAGAAGGGCGTGTACGGCCTCGGCCGCATCAAGCTCGCGGAACCCGTCACGCTCGTGCTCGGCGGCCGGATGAGCTGGTGGAACCAGGACAGCCTCGGCGCGCACTACAACACAGGCCACCAGTTCACACCGTACGGCGGGCTGATCTGGGATTTCGCGCGCGACTGGTCGTGGTACGCGAGCTATGCGGAAGTGTTTCAGCCGCAAACCAAGTCGATGTGGGGCGGCGGCATCTTGACGCCGGTGAAGGGGCGCACCTACGAGACGGGCGTGAAGGGCGAACTGGCGGGCGGCAAGCTGAACGTGTCGCTCGCGGCGTTCCGCATCGATCTCGACAACAATCCGCAGGTCGATCTCGCGCATCCATGTGCCGGGCCGAACTGCTACTACGTGAACGGCGGCAGCGTGCGCAGCCAGGGCTTCGAGTTCGAGGCGAACGGCCGCATCACGCCGTGGTGGAGCGTGTGGGCGAGCTATACGTACGACACGATGCGCTATGCGGACAACCTCGCGAACGCGGGCACGTTCGCGCCGCTGCTGAACCCGCGCCACCTGTTCCGGCTGTGGACCAACTACGACCTGCCGTGGCAGGAACGGCGCTGGAGCGTCGGCGGCGGCGTGCAGGTGCAGAGCAATTACTCGGCGCAGGCGAACGGCGTCACGATGAGCCAGGGCGGCTACGCGCTCGCCAGCGTGCGGCTCGGCTATCGCTACGACAAGCACTGGAGCGCGGCCGTCAACGTGAACAACCTGTTCGACCGCAAGTACTACCTGAGCCTGAGCCAGCCGGGCTGGAACAACCGCTACGGGGAACCGCGCAACGTGATGCTGACCGTGCGCGGGCAGTTCTGA
- a CDS encoding ABC transporter ATP-binding protein → MVKSLKRLQCLPSGTRRALWRGVGWAVAAALLDGACGLLLVPLIRAWFAGAQGAVLHWTIVLGALTLCHAFVLYVAQRGGYRAGGALAAGLVERLVRHLPRIASWQTVRDSHPAGLLRGPVMQAMGIPAHLLGPLIGAVVTPLAVVAGLAWIDWRIALCLAAAAVLLFALLERGGTRTLAFEQARASGDRDMAVQLQTFAAHQGLLRFAGREGDARAALMHAFDAQHRRTRALMRRSLPIELGFAGAVQGVFVAMLAGGAWAVSAGRLDAATAVAVLVLLVRFIEPLAQLTQLDQALRGAWRALDTVLAVLHAPRFDSPDRGTPVHDASVDAVRVGYRSPAGATLLDGVDLHCPAGGFVAIVGPTGAGKSTLLGLLARLDDPGAGRVLLGRADVRHLSEATLAATRNLVFQDNGLFRGSLAWNVRMGRPDATDAELRDALDAVGLLHDAERLPDGLESDVGPGGQLLSGGQRQRACLARALLSRAPVLMFDEPTASLDESSARRVRDSLVALRGQRTRIVVTHQPALAAAADTIVVLDAGRVRATGTHAQLVQADAWYATFARAGQLPDGLAPAETIAEARPAESEH, encoded by the coding sequence ATGGTGAAATCGCTCAAACGTTTGCAGTGCCTGCCATCCGGCACACGCCGCGCGCTGTGGCGCGGGGTTGGCTGGGCGGTGGCGGCCGCGTTGCTCGACGGCGCTTGCGGATTGCTGCTCGTGCCGTTGATCCGCGCGTGGTTCGCTGGCGCGCAGGGGGCCGTGTTGCACTGGACGATCGTGCTCGGTGCGCTGACGTTGTGCCATGCATTCGTGCTGTACGTCGCGCAGCGCGGCGGCTATCGCGCGGGCGGCGCGCTCGCGGCCGGTCTCGTCGAACGCCTCGTGCGGCACCTGCCGCGTATCGCGTCGTGGCAGACCGTGCGCGACAGTCATCCGGCCGGGCTGCTGCGCGGGCCGGTCATGCAGGCGATGGGGATTCCGGCGCACCTGCTCGGGCCGCTGATCGGCGCGGTCGTGACGCCGCTTGCGGTCGTCGCCGGGCTCGCGTGGATCGACTGGCGCATCGCGCTGTGCCTCGCGGCAGCCGCCGTGTTGCTGTTCGCACTGCTCGAGCGCGGCGGCACGCGCACCCTTGCGTTCGAGCAGGCGCGCGCGTCCGGCGATCGCGACATGGCCGTGCAGCTTCAGACCTTCGCCGCGCATCAGGGGCTGCTGCGCTTCGCGGGCCGGGAAGGCGACGCGCGCGCGGCGCTGATGCACGCGTTCGACGCGCAGCATCGCCGCACGCGCGCGCTGATGCGCCGCTCGCTGCCGATCGAACTCGGCTTCGCGGGCGCGGTGCAGGGCGTGTTCGTCGCGATGCTGGCCGGCGGCGCATGGGCCGTCTCGGCGGGCCGGCTCGATGCCGCGACGGCCGTGGCGGTGCTCGTGCTGCTCGTGCGTTTCATCGAACCGCTCGCGCAGCTCACGCAGCTCGACCAGGCGCTGCGCGGCGCCTGGCGCGCGCTCGACACCGTGCTCGCGGTGCTGCATGCGCCGCGTTTCGACAGCCCCGACCGCGGCACGCCGGTACACGACGCGAGTGTCGACGCGGTGCGCGTCGGCTACCGTTCGCCCGCCGGCGCGACGCTGCTGGACGGCGTCGACCTGCATTGCCCGGCGGGCGGCTTCGTCGCGATCGTCGGCCCCACGGGCGCCGGCAAGAGCACGCTGCTCGGCCTGCTCGCGCGGCTCGACGATCCGGGCGCCGGGCGCGTGCTGCTCGGCCGCGCCGATGTGCGGCACCTGAGCGAGGCGACGCTCGCGGCGACGCGCAACCTCGTGTTCCAGGACAACGGGCTGTTTCGCGGCAGCCTCGCGTGGAACGTGCGGATGGGCCGCCCGGATGCGACCGATGCCGAACTGCGCGACGCGCTCGACGCGGTCGGCCTGCTGCACGACGCCGAGCGCTTGCCGGACGGGCTCGAATCCGACGTGGGGCCGGGCGGCCAGTTGCTGTCGGGCGGGCAGCGCCAGCGGGCGTGCCTGGCGCGCGCGCTGCTGTCGCGTGCGCCGGTGCTGATGTTCGACGAGCCGACCGCGAGCCTCGACGAATCGAGTGCGCGGCGCGTGCGCGACAGCCTCGTCGCGCTGCGCGGGCAGCGCACGCGCATCGTCGTCACGCACCAGCCGGCGCTCGCGGCGGCCGCCGACACGATCGTCGTGCTCGATGCGGGCCGCGTACGGGCGACCGGCACGCACGCGCAGCTTGTCCAGGCGGACGCGTGGTACGCGACTTTCGCCCGTGCCGGGCAGCTGCCCGACGGCCTCGCACCGGCCGAAACGATCGCGGAAGCCCGGCCGGCCGAATCCGAACACTGA
- a CDS encoding ABC transporter ATP-binding protein, with product MKGPLLSMLRPFAAPLAAAVVLQALAGVASLVPWLALGRIADAWRATAQLDATARGWLVAAVVAGVCWLGGQTVALHLTHRVDADLADRLRRRLADHLQRLPLGWFARAGSDRVARHVDQDVRALHQLVAHAPADVTQLVVVPCAALACLLYLNPGLLAFALVPLVAGAALFRWMRSARFVPAVAARNAALEQLMGDYAQLAQNPALVRQYPGAGIEAAVLASTGRFDQAFSAWVGRVGGPGACTQVLLGTPFLLAWVVFGATWLTAGRLPVGELCAFALLIWAVAAPVRALGHGADALREARAAAARLDALLAQPGLPEPADGAAQVPRDASIELRGVSVDIDGTPILRDIDAAVAAGTTTAIVGPSGAGKSTLLMLLARFMDPDRGTVRLGGADLRLLAPDTRREQVAMVFQQAAALDVSIAANIALYRPDADHDAIRAAARAACLDERIDALPGGYGCVCGRDVRLSGGELQRLAIARALLSTAPLLLLDEPASALDPQTARALRNALRGDARTRVIVSHDLDAIRQADQILVMDRGRIVERGTHAALLAACGLYARLWRERGAADGEAA from the coding sequence ATGAAGGGGCCGTTGCTTTCGATGTTGCGGCCGTTCGCGGCGCCGCTTGCGGCGGCGGTCGTGCTGCAGGCGCTGGCGGGTGTCGCGTCGCTCGTGCCGTGGCTCGCGCTCGGCCGTATCGCCGACGCATGGCGCGCGACGGCACAGCTCGACGCGACGGCGCGCGGCTGGCTCGTCGCGGCCGTGGTGGCCGGCGTGTGCTGGCTGGGCGGCCAGACGGTCGCGCTGCACCTGACCCACCGTGTCGACGCCGATCTCGCCGACCGCTTGCGCAGGCGGCTCGCCGATCATCTGCAACGCTTGCCGCTCGGCTGGTTCGCGCGAGCAGGCAGCGACCGCGTCGCGCGTCACGTCGACCAGGACGTGCGCGCGCTGCACCAGCTCGTCGCGCACGCGCCGGCCGACGTCACGCAACTCGTCGTCGTGCCGTGCGCGGCGCTGGCGTGCCTGCTTTACCTGAATCCCGGGCTGCTCGCCTTTGCGCTGGTCCCGCTCGTCGCGGGCGCCGCGCTGTTCCGCTGGATGCGCTCGGCGCGGTTCGTACCGGCCGTCGCGGCGCGCAACGCGGCACTCGAACAGCTGATGGGCGATTACGCGCAGCTCGCGCAGAACCCGGCGCTCGTGCGGCAGTATCCGGGCGCCGGCATCGAGGCGGCCGTGCTCGCGTCGACCGGGCGCTTCGACCAGGCGTTTTCGGCGTGGGTCGGCCGCGTCGGCGGGCCCGGTGCCTGCACGCAGGTGCTGCTCGGCACGCCGTTCCTGCTCGCGTGGGTCGTGTTCGGCGCGACGTGGCTCACGGCCGGCCGCCTGCCGGTCGGCGAACTGTGTGCGTTCGCGCTGCTGATCTGGGCGGTTGCCGCGCCGGTGCGGGCGCTCGGCCACGGTGCCGACGCGTTGCGTGAGGCGCGCGCGGCCGCTGCGCGCCTCGATGCGTTGCTCGCGCAGCCGGGCCTGCCCGAGCCGGCCGATGGCGCGGCGCAGGTGCCGCGCGATGCGTCGATCGAGCTGCGCGGCGTGAGCGTCGACATCGACGGCACGCCGATCCTGCGCGACATCGACGCGGCGGTCGCGGCGGGCACGACCACCGCGATCGTCGGGCCGTCGGGTGCGGGCAAGAGCACGCTGCTGATGCTGCTCGCGCGCTTCATGGATCCCGACCGCGGCACGGTGCGGCTCGGCGGCGCCGACCTGCGGCTGCTCGCGCCGGACACGCGGCGCGAGCAGGTGGCGATGGTGTTCCAGCAGGCCGCCGCGCTCGACGTGTCGATCGCCGCGAACATCGCGCTTTACCGGCCCGATGCCGATCACGACGCGATTCGCGCGGCCGCGCGCGCGGCCTGTCTCGACGAACGGATCGACGCGTTGCCGGGCGGCTACGGTTGCGTGTGCGGGCGCGACGTGCGGCTGTCCGGCGGCGAACTGCAGCGGCTGGCGATTGCGCGTGCGCTGCTGTCGACGGCGCCGCTGTTGCTGCTCGACGAACCGGCGTCGGCACTCGATCCACAAACCGCGCGTGCATTGCGCAATGCGCTGCGCGGCGACGCGCGCACGCGCGTGATCGTCAGCCACGATCTCGACGCGATCCGGCAGGCGGACCAGATTCTCGTGATGGATCGCGGCCGCATCGTCGAGCGCGGCACGCATGCGGCGCTGCTGGCCGCGTGCGGGCTGTATGCGCGGCTGTGGCGCGAACGCGGTGCCGCGGACGGGGAGGCCGCATGA